The sequence TTCCCACGGTACCTCTGCAGAACGTGCTGGTAGACGGCTTTTCCGGCGCGCCGGGTTCCGGTGCGGGAGAAGTCACCCTGGACATCGAACTGCAGATGGCGATGGCGCCCGGTGCGAGCCGGATCATCGTCTACCAGGGGCCCAACACCACCAAAGGGGTACTCGACACCTACAACCGGATCGCCACCGACAACCTCGCTAAACAGGTGAGTACCTCATGGGGGCTCAGCGAGGGGGATAGCGGCTCCGCCTTTTTGAGCAGCGAAAACGCCATCTTCCAGCAGATGGCGGCCCAGGGGCAGACCATCTACGCCGCAGCCGGTGACAGCGGGGCCTATGACAACGGCTCCACCCTGAGCGTCGACGATCCGGCTTCACAGCCGTACGTCGTCGGCGTTGGAGGGACCAGGCTTTATCTCGACGGCAGCGGCGCATACAGCCGCGAGTCCACCTGGAACGGCGGCACGGTGTCCGGCGGGGCGGGCGGAGGCGGCGTCAGCTATTTCTGGCCCATCCCATCCTGGCAGCAGAAACTTTCGAACGTCGCCTCCTCCGTGATGAGAAACGTCCCGGACGTAGCGCTGAACGCCGATCCCGGTACCGGCTACTCGATCTACTTCCAGGGACAGTGGTGGATCTACGGAGGCACGAGTTGCGCGGCACCACTTTGGGCGGCCTTCACCGCCAGGGTGAACCAGCAGCGCGCAACCGGCGGCCTTTCCCCCTTGGGTTTCGCGAACCCGACCCTGTACCAGCTCGGCACCGGATCCGGCTACGACACGAGCTTCCACGACGTCGCCGACAGCACAACGAACCTCTACTATCCGGCCATCACCGGCTACGACAACGCCACCGGCTGGGGCTCCTTCAACGGCGCGAACCTGTTCACCGCCCTGGCACCCGCGAGCTCCTCCACAACGACTACGCCCACGGTGAGCGTCCCGGCCGCCCCGACAGCGCTCAAGGCCACCGCCGGCAACGGCTACGTCGCCCTCAGTTGGAGTGCCGCCAGCGGTGCAACCAGTTACAGCGTGTACCGCGGCACCGCCCCCGGCCAAGAGGGAAGCACCCCGGTGAAGACCGGCCTCACCACGACCTCCTACACCGACAGCGTGCCCAACGGGACCACCTACTATTACAAGGTGTCCGCCGTGAACAGCGCCGGAAGCTCGCCCTTTTCCAACGAGGCGTACGCCACTCCGACCGCG is a genomic window of Geomonas ferrireducens containing:
- a CDS encoding protease pro-enzyme activation domain-containing protein codes for the protein MKVALKLFPISVLLLLVMAAGVPSSSWAGATAKVRLAGHMPARSIANAKRLNRLPAATQMRFSFTLPLRNQAELNDLLKRMYDPSDPQYGHYLTGRQFTDRFAPSAADYEAVKKYAKEIGLTITGTHENRTVLDVAGPAAAVEAAFELQMHQYQAQSGRNFIAPDRDPGVPGAIAACINGVIGLDSAAKWRTHSHSTRAAGLPMATPYQIGTGPGGGMTPKDIAAAYNLAPVTATGTGQTLALFQLDGYTPSDIAAYARYYGLPTVPLQNVLVDGFSGAPGSGAGEVTLDIELQMAMAPGASRIIVYQGPNTTKGVLDTYNRIATDNLAKQVSTSWGLSEGDSGSAFLSSENAIFQQMAAQGQTIYAAAGDSGAYDNGSTLSVDDPASQPYVVGVGGTRLYLDGSGAYSRESTWNGGTVSGGAGGGGVSYFWPIPSWQQKLSNVASSVMRNVPDVALNADPGTGYSIYFQGQWWIYGGTSCAAPLWAAFTARVNQQRATGGLSPLGFANPTLYQLGTGSGYDTSFHDVADSTTNLYYPAITGYDNATGWGSFNGANLFTALAPASSSTTTTPTVSVPAAPTALKATAGNGYVALSWSAASGATSYSVYRGTAPGQEGSTPVKTGLTTTSYTDSVPNGTTYYYKVSAVNSAGSSPFSNEAYATPTAPLAFTGGLSGSIGTTIAQIQWYTNLPSNSVIRYGTSSGSLSKLVSSSALVTSHVLKLSSLSRRTTYYFQASSSAGGSTITSGLYYFRTQ